AAAGCATTACCTTATGAAAAGTGATATTCCCAATCTGATCAGAAACAGCAGCTTCAAAAACAGTAACTAAGTTTCCAACTCGATTAAACCAAATCCCATCACAAATCCTCTGCAAATTTTCAAAAACTGGCTCGAAAGCTAACACTTTAAATCCCATGACCGCCGCTGCAAAACTAGCCATTCCAACGTTAGCACCCACATCCACCACCAATCCATCTCGCCCTTTTTTCCCTTCCAACAGTTGCTGAATTGTAACGGAAATGTCCGGCTTCCTAAAGGGCTTTCCTTTTAACAACCTCACAATGTTCTTGTGGGGTTTATCGGGCAAGGACCCGAAATCTGAGAGAGAGTATAAAAATGGGTACTTGAGATTTTCTACTATGTTGGCAACTACTGGGTGGGCTTGCGGGGATTTTAGGCAATCGAAGGGAGGGATTGGGTAAACAGTGGTTTGTGTTTGATATATGGTTTCTGAGACAGAGAGAGAGGGATTGGGATTTGATGGTGAgcgagaggagaagaagaagaagaagaagaagcagagaaGAGAGAGGgcaaggagaagaaggagaaggggcTTGGGCGAGAGAAGATTTGGGTGTTTGTTCTCTTTCTTCCAGGCATTCGCCATAAGAAATGTGGTGCAATTTGAGAGAAAGATGGGGAATTTTTTCCGGGAAAGTGAAGTGGGATCTGAAGAGTGAAGATGGAGATTTCCGTTCAAATGAGAAAAGACTCGGCCTGTGGCAACGCATACGAAGTGGTAAATTTTCAGGTGGAGATTTAAGAGCTTGGATTCAGTGTGGACATATCTTGCTTAAATTTGCTTTGGAGTTGCCTAACGGGATTGTTAGGGGGTATTATTGTCATTTTAAACTTTTGCCTTCAATcctgttttgagaagttgtagAATGACAGCTTTTGTGTTTGGTTTGATGGAAATTCTTAAATAGATGTTATCTATTAAGTTCCTTTcaagatataaataaataagttttatttattttttttatgaaaagatttattctatttatattttaaaaatattttgatctattataatttaatttgatcgaatttaatggatttaaattttattaaggaaAAAATTATACTGTAAAATGatcatattatataaaattatctatataatataataaaaaatatataattatataaatataatttaataatggaTTAATGAACGCTAAAATTATGATAAGAAATTAagcaaaaaaatttttttcataaaaaagtgACCACTTATGTATAATCGGCTATTGTAGAATTGAGTAGGCAATCCTACATATCCAACACttcattatataatttttcacaTAAGAGTTTGAGTTTTGGATGAGTTCTGATTTAAAGTTCAATATTtcaatctatttatatattgtATAATTTTCTAACAGAAAATTAAGGATGTGGTTTTGAATTTCCATGGCTCAGTGTTTATGTTTTAGGCTTAATTAACTTACACTCTTATAATGTCATTTGTAAACacaaaatttcttaaatttttatttaattaataaaaaatcgtTGAACTTATGTCTTGTTTGATTCAAATTTGTTAATATTTGAAAGTTATTTTtcaagaaataatttaattaggtTAAAGTAAGTTATTTTTCCCTtattgaggaaaaaaaaaaacgcaTGACTAAGTTATCCCTAACTAAACAAGATCTAATAACTACTTTCACCTGTTAACTAAACAAGATCTAATAACTGCTTCCACCTGTTAAAGATAATGCGATAAAATCAGTCCTAGTCGTGCTTGTGCTTAAAGAGAAAATATGCCAAAACATGAAACTAGTAGCAAGGATCAGACATCAGCAACGGTTGCCGACAAAGGACAAACTAGCGTATAAGGAACCAAAGATCTGCTTAGCCTCCAATCATTCGATCATTCAGGTATGGTCCTCGTTTCTGCACCTCTTATGGGAATTAACTTTAGATCTTAGAGTAGGGCTATTAAAATAGCCTTAGAACCCGAGCAGAAGTTAGGGTTTATTGAAGGAATAGTTTTGTTGCTTGAAAAAGTTTCTGAATTTTATGAACAATGAAAAAGATGTAATTTCATTGTCACATATTGGatcttgaactctatctccaaAGAGTTAGTCGACGGTTTCAGTTACACTGCTTCTGCCAGAGATCTATGGCTAGAGATTTcagaaagatttggtgaatgcAATGGTCTTAAGATTTATCAGTTGCATAGGAAAATATCATTCATCAGTAATGAGAATGAGTCTGTATTCATATACTTCACTAAGCTGAAGAGGCTTTAGGACGAGCTGGGGTCCATGGAGACCTTGCCTCCCTGTACTTGTGGGGCTTCCAAGGTTATGGCCGAGGTAGCAAATAGAAACAAGCTAATGCAATTTCTAATGGGACTCAATGATGTTTTTGGATCAGTGAGGGACTGGATCCTTGGGATGGACCCTTTATCATATGTTAATAAAGCATACTCAATGGTTATCAAGTTTGAGTCTCAGATGGAAGTTTTAGGGGCTATGAATGAGACTGTTGACTCTCTTGTACTTTTTAACAAAGCACAAGGATAGGGACAAGAGAAATATAAAAGGTTTGAAATCAAATGGAGTTACTGTACCTATTATAATATGGATGGGCACACAAGGGAAGGATGTTTTAAATTGATAGGCTATCCTGATTGGTATAAGCCTAAAACCAAGATTGGTGGACAATCTAACAAAGGACATAAAGGTCCAAGGATTGTAGCTACAGTTGAAGGATCCAACACTGAATAGGATAACCCTCTGGATCCTCCTGATACTACCAcaaagattgtaatacccggctacactccggtatcggaattcctaccgtccggtggaatctcggatgtcggagacctctagaagggtaaaatcatgttttcacaaatgttttcatgttttaatgatttttaagtaagaaagaatttgagtttttaaatgaaaaagaccatggaacctttaccaggttcggccgccgaaagtcatgttcggccgccgaacgtgaataggttttgggagcacttttggcctccgaaagttttgtttgaaagaaaccaggttcggccgccgaacctcatgttcggccgccgaacatgcatgagatgtgggggcatgttcggcccccgaacgtgaactggccagcccctatataagagcttcatggccgaaacgggtgagttttctccccattttcggccacggtgagttcttgctcctccatggctcatttttgatgattttccttcaatccttcatgttttaacaaggtttatgtcattttgaagagatttgagcaagttttggagttttgaggttcaagaactcaaaatctcctacttccgagtttaggacgtctccctctcgatcttcaagaggtaagagctgatcttaagctcattttatgtttaaagtaagttttatgcaagatctatggggtagaatgcatgtttagctcatagttaggtttttgagttaatgttatgtttcgAACAATGTGGcctggattgtgttgttgttgtgtgttgtagttggggttttaggtagtttgaaacccctaggagccaatgtgtgtgtttttgcatgatttggtgagttatatgcatgttggattggATGGGAGAagattttgtgcaaagggagccaagtttctgccctttggcagaaaccaggttcggcagccgaaggaactttcggccgccgaacatggcttgggaggcaggcctttcggctgccgaagttgcccccgaaaagagactttcgtctctgtctgggactttcggccgccgaaggtgccgccgaacctgcctgggtttcggctctggagggactttcggctgccgaaggtgccgccgaacctgccctgtccagccttcctttgcatgtttttccatgattgttttgaggtattttagggggtttttggggagtagtttagagttatgttcatgtatgttatgtctctcatttgagtccacctgtgtaggttcgtgtaatacccggctagactccggtatcggaattcctaccgtccggtggaatctcgaatgtcggagacctctagaagggtagaatcatgttttataaaaatgttttaatgtgttttatgatttttaagcatttaataaaatgagtttttacatgaaaagtctttggaggaaaacccaggttcggccgccgaaagtcaagttcggccgccgaacatgcatgcgttttggaggcacgttaggcccccgaaagcatgagttggggaagtccaggttcggccgccgaaagtcaagttcggccgccgaacattgcatggatgcggaggcacattcggcccccgaacgtggcctggccagccacctataaaaggggcacttagccgaaatgggcgagctttctcccattttcggccacagcaagcttccgaccttcctttttgcaactcttgtgtccttcctccaaatctcttccatttttcttgagttttaaacttacattgcaagttttgagcatttaaaccaagttttggagctttgggaactcaggagctcattttcgtggatctccaagtttaggtcgtctccctctcgatcttcaagaggtaagagccgatcttaagctccttatgtgttttaaataagttttatgcaagatctatgggtagaaatgcatgttagggtatatgttgagtttatgggttaatattgatgttttgaacaatgtggcttgcttgagtatgtttgaagtgttgtagttggggtatttgatgttttgaggcccctaggaacttgtatgcatgatttggttgagatatatgcttgatttgaggttttgggaggcaaggggttcatgtgaac
This Manihot esculenta cultivar AM560-2 chromosome 6, M.esculenta_v8, whole genome shotgun sequence DNA region includes the following protein-coding sequences:
- the LOC110606027 gene encoding uncharacterized protein LOC110606027; protein product: MANAWKKENKHPNLLSPKPLLLLLLALSLLCFFFFFFFSSRSPSNPNPSLSVSETIYQTQTTVYPIPPFDCLKSPQAHPVVANIVENLKYPFLYSLSDFGSLPDKPHKNIVRLLKGKPFRKPDISVTIQQLLEGKKGRDGLVVDVGANVGMASFAAAVMGFKVLAFEPVFENLQRICDGIWFNRVGNLVTVFEAAVSDQIGNITFHKLVGRLDNSAVSATGAKLAFKSNEEIAVQVRTIPLDELIPESEPVLLLKIDVQGWEYHVLKGASKLLSRKKGEAPYLIYEEDERLLQASNSSAKEIRDFLQTVGYHQCTQHGTDAHCSKD